In a single window of the bacterium genome:
- a CDS encoding tetratricopeptide repeat protein, with translation MNAKEALVFKRAGLLAAALALAAFAAPAAVAQMVTVTGTVTMKDGGPLADVQVVAAGAKDGGGTRKVKTGKDGAYKLPFLKMGRYQITAHKEGLIMFTVAFEIKSGNGQVVSKNAGELGPKQEMPEVSFPPSASCTYDFVMVPENYYAGVLTGPEAEQMNTMINDANRLTQDGKFAESNAVVDQVLAKIPKALGPLYLKGINEAGLKNWDSAEKYLKLAIEADPKFVGPRGALADVCYRKGDKAQAVNWYDEEIKIAPDAIPVMLNRAALLDEMGRKDDALAAYQAILEKSPTEASAYTSIATIYTDKGQEDKAIEILQKMEQVAKPDAKAWFNIGANFSNADKLDRAEQAYRKALELDPNLAEANREMGYIALRKGDNATAVALLENYLGARPNADDAPAMKILIDKAKGATAQPAAPEPKPAKKPAGRK, from the coding sequence ATGAACGCTAAGGAGGCGCTCGTGTTCAAACGCGCAGGATTGCTCGCGGCCGCGCTCGCGCTTGCCGCATTCGCGGCCCCCGCGGCCGTCGCGCAGATGGTCACGGTTACCGGAACGGTCACGATGAAGGATGGCGGGCCGTTGGCCGATGTTCAAGTCGTCGCAGCCGGAGCCAAGGACGGCGGAGGGACCCGCAAGGTCAAGACCGGCAAGGACGGTGCCTACAAACTCCCGTTCCTCAAGATGGGGCGGTACCAGATCACGGCCCACAAGGAAGGCCTGATCATGTTCACCGTCGCCTTCGAAATCAAGAGCGGCAATGGGCAGGTCGTTTCCAAGAATGCCGGCGAACTCGGTCCCAAGCAGGAAATGCCGGAAGTTTCCTTCCCGCCCAGCGCAAGCTGCACCTACGACTTCGTGATGGTGCCGGAGAATTACTATGCTGGCGTTCTCACCGGTCCCGAAGCCGAACAGATGAACACCATGATCAACGACGCGAATCGCCTCACGCAGGACGGGAAGTTCGCCGAGTCCAACGCCGTCGTTGATCAGGTCCTCGCCAAGATCCCGAAGGCGCTCGGGCCGCTCTATCTCAAGGGGATCAACGAAGCCGGCCTCAAGAACTGGGATTCCGCCGAGAAGTACCTGAAGCTCGCGATCGAAGCAGATCCGAAATTCGTGGGGCCGCGCGGAGCCCTCGCCGACGTCTGTTACCGCAAAGGCGACAAGGCGCAGGCGGTGAATTGGTACGATGAAGAAATCAAGATCGCCCCGGACGCGATCCCGGTAATGCTCAACCGCGCCGCCCTGCTCGACGAGATGGGGCGCAAGGACGACGCCCTCGCCGCGTATCAGGCGATCCTCGAGAAGTCGCCGACCGAGGCGAGCGCCTACACGTCGATAGCCACGATCTACACCGACAAGGGCCAGGAAGACAAGGCGATCGAGATCCTCCAGAAGATGGAACAGGTCGCGAAGCCGGACGCCAAGGCGTGGTTCAACATCGGCGCGAACTTCTCCAACGCCGACAAGCTCGACCGCGCCGAGCAGGCCTACCGCAAGGCCCTCGAACTCGACCCGAACCTCGCCGAGGCGAACCGCGAGATGGGCTACATCGCCCTCCGCAAGGGCGACAACGCCACGGCCGTCGCGCTGCTCGAGAACTACCTCGGCGCGCGGCCG